A region of the Vidua macroura isolate BioBank_ID:100142 chromosome 16, ASM2450914v1, whole genome shotgun sequence genome:
GGAGCCCCCACACCCAGCCAGCAGGCTGTTAAGCAGATGTCGTGCCAAGGTTGTCATGCCCAGCTCCCCTTCTGCCAGGACAATAGAACAATGGCACACCTGAGCTCCCAGGAGAGCTCCTGTTAGTCCTGGCACTCTGCAGTGCCAAGAGGAGGTAAAAAAGTGTAACCAGTGGTCATCACTCCCTCCAGGTATGGACCAGCTGTTGGTGCAGTTACTATTACTTCTTCTTTTTAGAAATACCATCCTAAAAATGTCAATTGTTGGAATACTGTGCTACTACTGGCTTAACATCGTGGCTACCTCAGAGTCACAGGTAAAGTTTCAAAACCACAAATCTCTGACTTGCAGTGCCAGGTTAGGAACCCTAACAGTTTTTATTAGCAACTTGAGGGAAATCAActgtagaaaaaaatgaatggcCCAGCTCAAGTCTCAGCTGGATGGCAGCATTGTTCACTGAGAATTCAACTATGATTTGCCAGGCTGCTAGAATATATTGGATCAAGATTTCAGATCTTTGATCAAGTTTCAGATGCCCAAGCATTTGGGAACAATGTTTAAATAGCATAGTTTTTAACTTCTAGTAtgattgtggttttttttttccttctgtttcttaaAGTGCTGGGAAACTTTGGTTGGCCAAGATATTTATCGTCTTGTTCTAGTTGACttcatattttgtttgcttggctCTTTCTTTGGGGAGTTCTTACGAAGGTGAGTACTACTTTTCTAATCTTCTTTTCATTCATTAACCAAAGATATGATGTGTTTTCTCCACgtgagaaaaggaaagcagcacttTTCCAGCAGAAGTATGGCTGTGGGACCACTGAAGTTTCCTTAATTTTCCCTACCAGGCAGAGTCTCTGTGTATATTGCTGTTCCTCCTTAGAAGGAGGTCAATGTgtcctttttccctttggagaTGGAAACACATGCAGGGAGGAAGCCACATTCTACTCTCACAGGTTTCCTGAGACTGAGGTGACAACCAGCTGTCTCAAGCACAAATCCATCTTCTCTGCATAAGCACTGGCACACTGTTGCCTTTCCTTGCTGTACccattgtgattttttttccctcttagtTATGCCACTATAATGTTCACAagtttaaaatctgattttatcaGTCTTATTAAGCATATAATGACCTCAAAGGTAGAGGTCTCCAGCATGATAAATGAGAAAGTATTGTGGACTGGATGtaaggaaaaagtaatttacttCTGACATCTGTTGTGTGAACCTTCTTAGTGCCAAACATTGCCTATGGCTTAGGCAGTATTAAGTGCTTGCCAGCTCTACAGAGCATTTAGATCCCTGGCCATACTTTTGTGTAAGAGATCCATTGTTTGCTCTCTGCTCATGATTTGAACAAGACTGGTTTACAAGGTAGGGCTTTgttaaatttttcttaaatttataCAAGACAATGTTGAGAAGCTCTTGAAGACTTTTCCTCCACTGCTCTTGCCAGTGTGCTTTAATCCTCCTGTTCTTTTTGTGTTCAGTAGGAAAACACCCCCCAGCAAAAAGTCACAGAACTAAAACTGCACTGTCAGCTGTGATGAATGTTAGGCCTCCCGTAAGCTGGGCAAAAGCACCTGATGTAGGCATGTGAAAGGTTCAAAGTACAATTgcttgtatttaatattttgtgcTCAGAGTAGCCTCCTGAAAGCCCAGCTCTATTGATGATGCAGTTGATAAGGTGGTATCAAGATGTGATAGTTACCAAAATCTTTATTGCTCTTGCCACGGCAAGCAAAAAACTGAGTCTCCCCAGCTCAGGAAAAATGAGGTGACTAAAAGGGATCGTTGGTCCTCAGTAGGAGTCCTCTCAGTACTTGCTTACCTCTCTGTTTCAGCTCCTTGCAAGCTCAGTTAGTTTGAAGTAGGATGTATTTGAGGGTACATTATCAGTGTAcaaatttcattctttttttattgaCACTGAAAATTCTCAGGACCTGAAAAGCTGTTACAGTTTTGTTCTGAGGTCCCTTGACATTTCAGCTGCTTAAGCACAAGGATACTTGTGCTTAAAGTAACAAGTAGTTACTGTAGTACAGATATGTACTGATACAGTAAGGAATCCTTGttggttttctgtttcagttgtGTGAAATATATACTAGGTCTTACTTCAACCCTGCTTTGTtttacaggaatttttttttttgccaaattgATTCATTTTTTGCTGTGCTGTCTAATGAACAAGCTGTGGCTGCTTTCCATGATGCTAATTCAGCCTCTAAATAATTTGTCACTGATGCTTGTTTTCAGAAGGTCATTTACAGGGATTTCTACAGAGGACTTTGTCATTTAGCAAATGCTGTTGTGCTGTAGTTTTTTGTTTCCTCCCCCAGAATTATTGGAACTACAGTCTGCATGAACCTAGGGCTGCCAGAATTTGATATTGGACGAAATGTTTTAGATTTGATCTATGCACAGACTTTGACCTGGTAAGTGTTAAATTTACAGCCAAAACTTCATTTGCATGTAGAACTATCATGGAAAAATTCTTATTCTGATGTTTGTGGGTGTTTCCCAGTAAGAACAGGATAAATAACTGGGAGATGAGCTGTTCAGTGCCTTTGGTAAGGATTGTGACTGGCCAAGGTAATTATGTGGGCAGTAACAATAACTTCAGTCAGTAGTTTACCTGGTGGCCACCTGGTCTGGGAGAAACCTGAGAGGTTCCTGCAGGAATATCCTGGAGTTTTGTTTACTTCCTCAATGGGATGATGTTCTTGTTGAAATAGTCTCAGTattaaaagctggaaaagatgCCTTATTTCCAAGAATGAGGATGTTACTCCAGTTATAAGAGGGTTCTGCAGATCAGTACATAGATATGTGTGTTTGAAATTGCATCATTTCCAAGGTGGACTTACTGCTAGAGGATCAAGGGTAACAAAATCACATTTCCAACTAATCCCACACTGTCTGTATATGAAGTTATTGtggtatttttctgctttcaatgCACTGAGAACTGAATGGTGAATAGTGAAGATGTAACTTTTTTCTCCTATAAATCCTTCCTTGCAGGATTGGTATCCTGTTCTCACCTCTGTTGCCTGGTATCCAGATGATAGCattttttatagtattttttgTGAAGAAGGTAACAAACTTTATATGTattcatataaataataaagTAGTAAAATGAAAGGCTGGAGAACTACCAGTGGACAAGTGCATATGTCAATATAGACATTCAGCCTGTGGCTGTGACTTTGGCCTCTCAGTTACTCCCCAGCAACTCCTCCCAGTGAAGTCATCTAGGTGTAGGCAGGGTGATTCAGCTAAAGAGCATGGTGGAAATGTCTTCTTTTCAGAATTCTTTGTCTCAGTCGTATGGCCAGATGGTAAGTTGTTTGTTAAGTAATTAAGCAGTTTGTAGTGTTAAATGTAGAAGAACAAAGCTGTAGGTAGAAAGATGGATTCAAATTTCCCTGAACCATGAGTTTGCATATACTACAGAAGCAAACTCTACCCAGCAGACTTCTGAAGAGCCCATCAGAACCTCATTTTGCCTCTTACTAATTTAAGACTATATTCTTGAAGTTTTCTAAAACTACACTATATCAAATTCACATAAAAGTTGTTCTTGGAAACTTTCGATAGATGCTATTTCAGCAATTTCAGTGGGATTGACTTAAACCGAGTTGAAGTGGCAGGTAACAGCATTGCAAATACCTTCATCTCTTTAAAGGTCAGTCTGATAAGGAACTGCCAGCCCCCTCGCAAAGTCTGGAGAACTGCTCAAATGATGACAtccttcattttcctgctgttttgtccttccttccttggaGTCCTGTCTGTCATTGGAGTCACTGTCTGGAGGTATGGAAGATCACTGGCATTCAGGCCTACTCAGTTATGCTGTGTGACCTGACACCAGGCAGAGAGTCTGCATTTCTCTATAAAAGAAGTTTCTATTAACTGCTTGTGGAGGTTTCAGGTGTTCATGAGATGTTCTGTATTCTGAAAACAAGACTTGCTCTGTGAGCTTGCGAGAATGTGGCTCACTGAGTAACTTGTCCCATGAGAAAGTGGGAGGAGAAACaatgctattattattattaaatgcTATTTAAATGCATCAAATTTTACTGTTCCTCCTCTTAAAAAAGTTTTTGTGACCAAGTCCTAGTTCCTAGCTTACTTATAGAATAGGTGATTCGGGGTCTGACGTAGAGAAACACCTGGGAAAGCTCAGTTGAGGTCAGCTTCTGGATTATTCCTGAACTTCACAGGCTCTTTGTGCAGGCAGTGCTGACCCTGTAGTAATGCATCCAGGTTGTTACCTGGATACTTGTTGTATTTTAAAGCtgctttggtttgtgtgtgttaCTCTGGTCACAGGAAGGAGGGCAGCATGGATACACTTTTCTCTTGACAATAGTCAGCAGCATGATTTTGGTATTTAGGGAGACAGGTGACTACACATTAAACCAGATGGGATGAAAGCTATCAGAGCTATCATTTCCAGATGGCAAGTGGGAATTTCAGACTGTCTGGAGTGGTTCAGTTTCAAAGCAAACACTTTCCTATTTCAGTCTACCCgaaaatgttatttcttatAATGGGCTCTCTTATTTTACCACCTTCTGTTGTTACTGAAGATCTGCAGTGACTCATGTCCCTGAAGGCAAGGTGAAATGATTTCACCTTGTGgtgaagtgttaaaaaaatccagtttttcaATTTCCTGTAGCATTTGCTGCAGTGATTGACATGTTGTATTTATGTCAAGATTGTGCTTACAGGGCTTGGTGCTGATCCATAGCAGCAAGGATCATGTCTCACTGCGTAGTCTGGGGTGGGCATTTCAtggctggagagggacacaagttaaaaattaaatacagatcGTGGAAGTACCCTGGGAATCCAAAGACAGTAGAGGGCTATAGAAAACTGAGGAGCATCTTGATGTACAAAATCACAGTATTAACTAATTCACTGGTTAACATATGAAGTAAGAAGCTGTTTTTTCACACTCTCAGGTTAAAACCTTCAGAAGAATGTGGTCCTTTCAGAGGTTTGTCTTCTATGTATGCTGCAGTTGATGAGTGGATACAAATACTGGAAAGTTACACTGCCTCGAAATGGGTAGTGTGGATCTAccataatttaatttcaagtgaacttttcttcttcatcctGTCTAGTATTTTACTGTAAGTATCTGCTAATGAAAAGAACCAGAAAAAGGCcttaagtggaaaaaactggCAACAACAGAGTCATTCTGTGTTATTTTGTTATCTGAAATGCAACTTGTATTGTTGACTCAATTAAATATACCTCTCATCTTGAATACAAGTCCATAAATTTTTGGGTCTTTTCCAAAAGAATGTTTTAAGCAATTTCATGCATTTGCCATGTTTTAGGAAAATCCATGTGTTTGCCATTCTTTGTGTAATTGTACACAtctattttctctgtgtgtgtgtacagagatgtgtgtatatatgtctTTTAATGGGTTAAAATGAACAAGATACATTTCTATCTAGACACTGACTAGAACAAAGTGCTCATATGATGgaccttttgttttgttttgtttagaatTATTACTTATCTTTACTGGCAAATAATACAAGGAAGAAAGACCATGACCGAACTCTTACGTAAGCAAATTAATAATGTAAGTTTGGCTTTCATTTGTATAATTTGGCTTCTATGTTGATTGTCTCATCCAGCTTTGTGGGGCTGTGACCTGTTTTTCCTATAACTCTGTGTAGTAGAAGGGAGTTCCCCATGGGAGTTGCAGGGAAATGTAACTAACAAATAGAGTTGTAGCAAAAGAATTTTATCTTAAAtatgtgctgctgcagctccctctgtAGACAGACTATTTTAGAATAGAAGGAATTATTTTGGTCACTGGTTACTTACAGGCCTTGAGACTCTCAAGGATAGTGAATGCATTCCAGCTAATGATCAAATATGTCTTGACTACAGGCAGGAAAAGATAAGATATTTCTGCTCAAAAAGCTACGAGCACTGCAAAGAGCAAAGCGAAGCTTGTCTGCACTGGGAGGAAGAGGCCAGCAGGTCAGTCTGACTGCTCAGCTTCTGCTGTTTAATGACTTGGTACAGGTCCATGGGGCTCCTCCAGCTGTGCAAACAGGCTGCTGGTTTGGGAAAAGGTTGTACTTGAAGCTTCATCTGAATGTTTCCTACTTAACTCCAAAAGGATGCTGTCAAAGTTCCCTAAAAGTTCCTATTTGTTCCAGGCTGGAATTCAATCTGGATATAGAAAAGTCCTCACCCTCATCAGATATAATTTATGGTTATGAAACTTCAAGAAAACATTCCTAATGTTCATGTGCAGTGATGGTCACCAAAGGGTTTGGTCACACTTGAACCTTGCCTAGGCTAAGGAGGAGGCTGACTTCTGCCCAGCAATGGATTTCCTTAGGGGGTTGTGATTTGTGGTCATTTTCAGCTGAGGTAAAACTGAGTGCTTTGACCTAACCCCATTTAAAATCCCATACAACACTGATAACTAaacttgaatttatttttcaaggcaGTCCTGTGTGCTGAGACATCAATCTAGTGTTAAAATGTGGACATATAGGTGCTGCCTGGTGTTTTTATTTGGGTAAAAACACCTTGAGTAGTAACTAAAGGTGTAAAATCTCCTTGACCTAAATACTGATAGAGAAAAAGTGTTTGGTAggttcctctccttcctccaaaaaaaacaaatcccccTGTATGACTGGCTATCATTAAAAtgattacagaaataaaaacccaaatatgGACAATATTTGATATTGAACTGTTGTTGACTATACATACGTGTGTGgtaatacaaataaatattgaCTGTAAAGAGGTAAACTGAATATGAAGGGACATTTTCTATGTGCTGGGGATTTTCAAACAACATGTGCCCGTGTTGAGTGTCACGAGTGGGACTCCTGAGAGGGAGATTTGGTCACCTACCAAGTGTGGACATTCTTGTAGTTTTTAAGGTCAGATTTCAGAAGGAGATGCCAGAATGATCTCATTGTGGATTTAGTAGAAAGGCCATCTCCCTGAGACAAGGAGGATGATCCGTGCACACACTCACAGCTGGAAGATAGATCACAGACTGCTGATGCTAAATActgtttttcagagaaatgCCTCTTCATCCAGGCAACCTGCCCAGGAGGTGCCAGGCTACCCAGAAAGAGCATTTGACAGAAACCAAAACACATCCTACAATGAGGTGAGATGGCCAAAAGAGGGAAATGTAGATTCCCCTACATAGAATCTGGGGTGTGGCATAGGTGATAGGTGTATGTGTAGCAAAGTCCTGTATGCATGGAAATAACTTTAAAGATTAACTTGAACAGATATAAAAATGTGATCAGAATAGCTATTGAACACTCGTAATCACAAACCTGCTCAAGACTTGGAGAGTGTAGTTTTGCTACAGATAACTGATATCTTTTCAAATACAAGATAACACACATGGGAGGGAAATCATGACCTAAATCTGCttgtaaattttgttttcagcatcCCTTTTCTGTTGAGATCTCAAGCAGCAGTGACTCTCCACCAGGTAAGCAACTAAGATGAAACACAGAAAGCTCTTAAAAATTCAGCTCAGTAAAAATGTTTGATGTACAGACATAGTGTGTGACAGCTGAATGTCAGGGACACAGCATTTTAGCATCTTGtgtaaagagaaaacaaaacgACTGGGCTTGTAGGGTAAATTTTTTCTACAGGTTGTGCTTTTTGGTAACTTGTTCTGGTGTTGGTGGTGACTTCTAAAGACTGACTACCAGCTTCTGTGTGTACTAGAGTGAAATTCCTGGGTAAATGAGCCCTTTTGTCTTATGGGAGCACCCAACCGATAGGCAAGAACTTTAAATCCTTTAGAAACAGACTTCACATCTTGGAGTGAGTCTCAGAAAAGGTTACTAATGCTGTAGTGTCCCTAGAACATCATCACGCTTAGAGTAAAATAAGGCTATGGGATCTTGCGTGGTAGTCTGAGCTTCCGTGTAACTTCATGGCAAAAACTGGACAGAAGAGATCCCTAGAGAGCACGGGGCGCTGTGGCGGGGGCGGCTGCCCAGCAGCGCAGTTGACGCCGTTTGCCTTGTGCCGAGCAGGCCGGGAGCCcagcccgccccgccgcagccccggcgcGTCCCGGGCCCTGGCGCTCGCCCTGCGCGCTCGGGAAGCGGCGCTGCGGCAGGACGGCGACGGCAGCGGGGGAGTTCAGCCCTGAGCGCGCACGGACAGCGCCAGCGAAGGCACTGCCTGCAGGAAGCAATCCTCTCTCGCACTAATGACTAAAAGAATCTCTCAAACATCTTGTTTACGtctaaagggaagaaaaaatagaagaacAGGTTGCAAAATGTGTCGGGACTTCGGTTTTTTACTGTGATGGGCAATATCCACCTGCTGGGGTTGTTTTACAGCAGTGGTATTTGGTGACAGCCTTCCCCCAGGACTGGCATCACCTCGATGCAGTAAGGCTCCCTCCACAGCTGACCACGTGTTGTTGACTAAATATAAGGAAACTTGTGCCTAACTGTAAATAAaagttgtgttttaaaaatatttttctaacagTTATAttgttttatctgttttatCAGCTTTTATCTGATGTACTGGTCAAATAAACAGAAGTATATTAAAATGCAGTTGTTTTTAATGACTGAGAAAATGCAATGGCTGTGAATTAACTTGTGTGAACTGGGTTCATTTTTCTGAGCCATTTTTAGTTTATTACAGTCACTGAAAAGCAGCTTTGATAAAGCCATCAGAACTAAGAGTGACTACTTATCAAATTCTCATTTGTGTACAACTATTGCTTGTAAACTGAAAGTTTACATGCCTTTTCCTCTAAAGGATTGATTGGAAGTAACACAACTAAGACTTAATTTTTATCATACATGACTGTGAGATTTGCTGCAGCTTCTTTTTATTCAAGGCTACAACTTTGCCACCacagtgataattttttttttgtttagctcATTTTCTACTTGTGcctgcttttttcctcccttgttGCTCTGGGAAGAGACACATCTTTTCATCTGGCTCATAATTTAGGCTAAAGACAACCCAAGCCCAGCCACCACAGGCACAGAGAAAAGGACAGGCTTTACACACTCTGCAAGAGCAGAGATTCAATATTCCCCTGGAATACAGCTGTGGAGCCTGGCTGCGGGCACTGGACCTGGACCTGGTGTTTGCACTGAGGATGGTGACTCAGCAGTGCCAGAAACTCAAGCAGCAACAACAGCTGACCCTTGGAGCGAGGGCCATTTGCCGTGAAGTCATTTGCCCTTCAGTGGCCACGTGGGGAGCCCTTGTGGGGCTCAGCAGTCACAGCAGAGGCCACAGTACCCAGGAAGGGGCAGGACAGGATCTGGAGACAAACCCACACATTCTATAGATGTGCACCAGGAGGCTGAGATTGCTGCTTCTGCAGTGCAGGGGGGTGAATGAACAAATGGCAGAGgctcctctgtgctgctttgtgcctggacagagctcaggatacaaacaaaaaatccatcccaccccagcagGTGATAGCATGAATCTGTGGTATTCCAGAAGTTTGGATTTACCCTAACTGGGACAATCTGCACTAATTTCGACATTTTATACAAATGCCCTGCACAGCTGATAAAGAACACTTTCTGATGAATTGTCAAAGACTTGTTTATTGTAACTGCAGACTCTTTGGAGTTCAAGTTAAATCTGGATTACAGTTTCCATATCCCTCTGAGTGCCCTTCAATCATGCAACCAAAGGCAAActaaaaagacatttcagttCCATTTGTTCTACTGCTTACCAGCACTCAATATATAGctttatcttaaaaataaatacattcatgtgctgtgttttttcttcattagaAGAAACAATTTCCTATCCTCCCTTGGTTCTCTTACAAGGTCTGAAAGATAAGAAGCTACTCAAGTTTTATTTGTTAATTCTCATAACCTTCACATCACATATGGAAAGTtggctttttcttcctcaaCAGGATTCAGCACAGCCATCTTTCAACACAGGGCAGGGAAATATACTCATCTTCTATTTTGGCACCATTGTACTGTTATTTCCAGTTTCTGTTTTAAGAACagtaatgtaaattattttaaggtgCTATAAATCAACCTCAAATTAATAAACACTTGTAGAACATGCTGTTAAAATTACTAGCATCAAGTTATTACAATTTGAAATTTTGACACCAAAATTGATGACACCAAAATTTAGAACCAAAATTTAAACAAAGCTAAGGAATAGCCAGAGAATTACAAAGCCACCTGCACAGACAAGGTGGTTGGCAAATCTGATTCTTTCACATTACAGTGATTTCCTCAGACTCTGTGGCTGCACCAGAAGGTTCCTGCATTTGAGATGTGACCACAGGCAGAAGCcaagtgctgctctgcctttcccagaGCTCTCCTCAGCAGTCCATCAGCACTGGTGGATGCCAGGAGGGCAGTGTGCTCGGGCTGGGTCAGTAGTGGGGCTCACAGTCCTCCACCAGGCTGTCGGTGATGTAGCTGCAGTCAAGGACACTTTCGTAGTAGCTTTTCTCTGCAAACGTGTTCACTGTCCAGGCAACCACTCGAATTCCTCTGGAAGACCAGTGCCTCACATAGTCCCTGCAAGGAACAGAGACACCCTGAGAGGAGCCTGACACTGCACAGAGTTAAGGCAGACAGTGCTGAGGCTACAGCTGAGTTTTGGTCTTTCATCAGCATCGCATCAAGGAACAACAGTGTGTCACGTTCTGCAACATcatctttttgtgttttcttattGTAAACAGGCAAAAGCAAcaaatactttttctctttgagATTAAATGTAGGTTCTAACTGAAGGtaaaaattcagataaaaaagATAGAGGCTTAAAATCATAAAACAGCACGGAGTAAAGAAATTATCAAGACACCTCATCAACACTAAATGTAACATTTTGATAAGCACATACTGTGTTAATTCCACACTATATACTAACAGAAGAGAGTATCTCCTGATATATGAGCAAGCTTCAACACTTactgagaaacaaaatttttctgTATGAGGAAAGCTGAAACCCCACACAATCGCCACAAGAAACTGTGTAGGCTCCAGTCCAGAATGACATCCATCACCATGTACAAGAAATGCTTCCAGAAGGCACTGAATCGGGGTGTCCCATCTCCCAGGTGACTCAGCTGCCAGGGCCTGTGTGTCAGTGCTGTCACAACATTTCTGTCAGCTTGTCTCATCTGGAGGACCAAGGAGAAAAGACTGTAATTCATCCAAAAGCCCAGCAgcattaaatacaatttttgagGGATTAGATACAAAGTCCTAGCTTGCATTTACAACTCTACCAGAATCCTTCTGCCCTTCCCCTCCAGATCCTTTTGTAACTATTTTAGAAagatgtttatattttatagGGTCTTTTTCTCCAAATCATACTGAATAAGCACCTGCACTTATGTTAAAGAAATTACATAGCAGTCATGCAATGTATATAATggcaaaaaaaagtaaatagagTTGGCAACAAGAATGAGGATAGAGTTTTAGGAGTAATCTAGAATATAAAAGGTTTATTTAGCAGGAACTTTGCACACAGATACCTGGCCAGACACCAGCTAGAAGAGCAAAGCACATTTTTCTGCACTGCTTTCAAAAGGGAGGCAATTGCTGTAGATTCCTATTTGCATCTAATGAGTAAAGTGATCTATTAAGATTATGCATTAAGCTTCATTTGTTTATAAAAGCCTTAGGCATTTGAACAGCCAAAAAATAACCTGGAACTGGGAGGTTAATACCATACTGAAATTACCAGAcaggactaaaaaaaaaaaaaacaaaccaacaaacttTTAGGAAACATCACCTTATAAACGACATCTGGCATGAAAGAACAGACAATGCTGCTGTTATACAGCTGTGGAAATTCCTGGTAGAGTTGTTTCAGGGCATCAACTGCCTGCAGTTAGAGACACACAGAGATGTTATACACACACTCATATTTAATTTACACTGCAAAGTCATTTTACAACAATCTTAAAAACACTTCCCTGCTGTGTTGCCAGATTGAaatagaaaaggagaagaagaaaaacagcatctTGTTTATAGCATTAACACAGAAatgatattttggtttttagcaAAAGAATTTCTGTTCATTACTCTATTTACAACAATGAGTAGGATTCTCAGTGTTTGAAATACCCGTAAATATTTTGTGGATGTAATTTTTTAGTACTACCGAAGCTTAAGTtgaagaggaaaattatttattcttatattttgctaggctaaagaaaaaaattatataaaatgttAATGATGGATCATTTGCATCTGCTTCAGTAATGCAAATTATAGATCCCTTGTTGGAGGCTGAAGATGAGGTTCTGACtcccctcagcacagcagggaattCCCTTTGCTCTGgttcacagcagtgctgggagctgagtgCAACACTTGCACAAGCCTTGTGCCAGTTTTaagctgcagcttcccaggaCAACTCTGGGTGACACAAGCAGCAGACCTGGGCTTGCTCATGTTGAAGAAGGGACTGTACCACAGGGACCAGTCTGAGACCAACACAACAGCAGGTCAGAAACCCAAAGAAGGGGTGAGGGGAGGTGTCATGCAGTGAGCAGTACCTGATTTGCATGGCCTTTGACATCGAAGTAGATTGTAAGATTGTGATGCATAGACTCCACAACAGCTTCTCTCAGAGTTGGCACCTTTTCATCTTGGAACTGGCTCCTGTAGAAACAGAGAACTCCTTGGAATGCAGTTAACACACATGTGCACATACATGGGCCTGCATATTGCCAACCACACAGGGCTGATTCCAACACAGTTTGCTGCTGCACTGGAACTGGAGGGGGGATCCAGCGCTCACTGGCCCCGTgtcccaccccaaaacaccaacCCCAGTT
Encoded here:
- the GDE1 gene encoding glycerophosphodiester phosphodiesterase 1 isoform X1 — translated: MLCHGEGLLSSLTALMALALSRSPALACLLPAGLYLALHLLALEPAAPQSAQRVLRPRGAAARIAHRGGAHDAPENTLGAIRQAAENGATGVELDLEFSADGVPILMHDDTVERTTDGAGRLRDLTFEEIRKLNPSAKHRLRSQFQDEKVPTLREAVVESMHHNLTIYFDVKGHANQAVDALKQLYQEFPQLYNSSIVCSFMPDVVYKMRQADRNVVTALTHRPWQLSHLGDGTPRFSAFWKHFLYMVMDVILDWSLHSFLWRLCGVSAFLIQKNFVSQDYVRHWSSRGIRVVAWTVNTFAEKSYYESVLDCSYITDSLVEDCEPHY
- the GDE1 gene encoding glycerophosphodiester phosphodiesterase 1 isoform X2, coding for MHDDTVERTTDGAGRLRDLTFEEIRKLNPSAKHRLRSQFQDEKVPTLREAVVESMHHNLTIYFDVKGHANQAVDALKQLYQEFPQLYNSSIVCSFMPDVVYKMRQADRNVVTALTHRPWQLSHLGDGTPRFSAFWKHFLYMVMDVILDWSLHSFLWRLCGVSAFLIQKNFVSQDYVRHWSSRGIRVVAWTVNTFAEKSYYESVLDCSYITDSLVEDCEPHY